The Branchiostoma floridae strain S238N-H82 chromosome 6, Bfl_VNyyK, whole genome shotgun sequence genomic interval CCACATCGCCAGCGATCTGTCCGGGGGAAGGAACAAGCTTCTTGCCGCCATGGCGTATGACGACTTCAACAAGCAGCAGGGAGGCACGGGACTTCACATCCGGACGCCCCGTACGTTCCTGCGCGTGACCAAGGCCCAGATACCGACTGCCGTCCAGGCACTAGGTGGGAAAGCCGTCATCAAGGTTCCTTATAGCAACTGTGGACAGGGTGTATAcaccgtgacgtcacagaaggaACTGGACAAGCTGATGGCGCTGGACCTTAACTACGAGAAGTTCATCGTCCAGGCCCTCGTCGGTCACAAGAACTGGTCCAGCTCCCAGTGGCACCACGCCTGCACCCTCCCGGACGAGGAGGGCAGGGAGTACGTCTTCGATACGCGCTTGATGGTCCATTCGACCCCTGACGGTTTCCGGCCGCTCTGCATCTTCAGTAGACGCGCCCACCTGCCACTACCAGACACCTTGGACGGGACCGAGGATTCCTGGGAGTACCTCGGCACCAATCTGTCGATCAAGGACACCATCGGCGCCTGGCAGTCGGACACGGAAAGGCTTCTGTCCGTGGACAACGAACCGTTCGAGGCGCTGGGGCTCAGTGTGGAAAATTTGGTGGACGGCTTCGTTCAAACCGTCATGGCGACCACCGCCATCGACAAGATGTGCTGCCGCCTCGTACGGCCGGACAACTCGTTCGACTTCGAAGAATTCGCGGTACTGGCAGACGACAGGAAGATCCTGGAAGAGATCTACGATTTGTCGGACACATCTGATGAAACAAGTGTCGTCAACTAGTAGCACCAGGGGAAAGCACGGAGATTATATTTCCCATATTTATTACGTTATGATAGGACCACATTTACAAACTggagcccggccgggatgtttgcgggaagacgaaaatttaaaaaaaaatgcatatcaaGAGATATACAAAAATTATGATAGGATCACATTTGGAAAACTGCTCGGCCGGGTGGTTTGTGAGAACAGACATTTTAAACATGTATATCAAGATATAGAGAGGTATGCAAATTATGACAAGGACCAATTTCCTTTAGGtttagtgtgttttgttgccttttgtaTGATACCTTACTTCAACAAACTGCccgggtcccggtttgaaaATTGAGCAGTATCTTTCGGGGGCTCCACGCCAATGGCATGGTTCAACTGGCTATCAATGGCAATATTTCATTAATATAATCATGAAAGACCTATAGTCTGGCACTCAAGAAAGGTCTGAAAGAAGAAGATGGACTAAAGAATCGCGACCtgctggccgccatgttggacagAGATGTCTGGGACAGTATTATTCGCGGCAACACGTACATACGACGATGAACCGAACTaaactgaactaaactgaactgaattgagTCATGATATTGTCCATCGAATGATGGCAAattgtttttaaagttttttgaAAGTATCGGTAAATAAGTCAACAACGGGTAAAATAAGGGCAACCCTAATGTACCTTTCCGAATGTGCATAGCTATAGTGAATAATAGACACAGTCCATAGTACTCTAGTCCAGCTACACATAGTACTCCAGTCCAGCTACCATAACCTGCTTTTGCATCTCAAGAATGTGTTTATATGGCTACAATGCTAAAATTGAAGATTCACTGGTGATTTTGTACCGAATTGTCAACTTCAGAACACTATAATGTCCAAATGACGTAATATTAATTAATGGTGTATATGTCGACTACTAAAGCTATGATAATGTTGTTATAGATGCTCGAAGGGTATTCGGCGACAAATCAATATCAACTGGATTTTCATGCAAACTGTTCTTTAATGTAAATTCACAGAtgatttttgtaccaaattcACCCCCATGAAACTCCTTTTCCGCCGTAAGCAAAAAATCTCGCTGTACCTGTTAAAAGATCTCGCCGTACCTTTTCGCCGCACGTAATAGCCGATATACCGCTCGGTCACAGGGCATATACTCACACGAAAGTCGCATCTAAATACCCTGTACTGCAACGATACACGGTCTCATATAGCCTATGCTCTAGGAAACATTCCTTGCCACCTCTCTACCCAGTGGCGTTGTACAATTCGCGACCAATCTTGAAAACTGCAAACTGTGGAGAGAAGCGGTCTGCATGCGCAGAGAAGCAGAGATCCCGCGTAACCAGTGACAATCGTCTGTGGTGATAAACTTGATTTGTACCCGTAGCACGCAGAGAGAATTGCTGTCAACGTTGACGGTTGATGAAACGTCAAGTCAACTTAAACTTAAACGGTCGTACAAGAACAAACGGCGACAACTGTTGTAAGTTAATTATAATAAGAAATAGCAGGTATTAAACAGCAGTCTGGGCGACTGTCTCTGTTCAGGATGATATACAGTAGTGTCTGTTCACATGGGTCTTTGTGGGTCTGTCCACAGGGGTATTCTAATGGAGGGTGGTGTGAGATAAAGGGCTAGTGGACCCAACCATATAGTGGAATTATGTTTTACTGCAATGTGTGGCGATTTGATaagattgtacatgtagcacaaacatactctccaagcagaggttatgctccggctgtttttggaCGTTGTTTTCGGCGTTTTTATCGAGATTTCCATTTTGTGGCCTAACCACACGAGACATCaataaaatggtacaaaatagaaagcccgataaaaacacccaaaaaacgtttaaaaaacagccggcgcctaacctctgcttagagagtagcaCAAACATGCAATTTGTACAAATCGTCCATGCAATTTGAACAAGTAATCGCAGATATTCTATTATCAGTTCTGTCACCCTCATACCTGGGTCACCACCACAAATGAGTGCAGATAGAGATCACCACCAGTAAATACATATGACTCCCCCGCCACCAGTGAATACATAAGAAGATCCCCCAACGCCAGTGAATACATatgaagatcccccaacaccagtgaatACATATGAAGATCCCCTAACACCAGTGAACACAggtgaagatcccccaacaccagtgaatacatatgaagatcccccaacaccagtgaatACAGGTGAAGATCCCCCTCCACCAGTGAATACAGGTAAAGATCCCCCAATACTAGTGAATACATATTGAAAGATCCCCCCTCCACCAGTGAATACATatgaagatcccccaacaccagtgaatACATATAAAATCCCCCAACGCCAGTGAATACATATGGAGTCCCCCTCCACCAGTGAATACATatgaagatcccccaacaccagtgaatACATATGAaatcccccaacaccagtgaatACATATGAAGATCCCCTAACACCAGTAGATACAGGTGAAGATCCCCCAAAACCAGTGAACACAGGTGAAGATCCCCCTCCACCAGTGAACACAGGTGAAGATCCCCCCAACATTAGTGAATACATATGAAGATCCCCAAACACCAGTGAATACAGGTGAAGATCCCCCTCCACCAGCGAACACAGGTGAAGATCCCCCAAACATTAGTGAATACATgtgaagatcccccaacaccagtgaacacaggtgaagatcccccaacaccagtgaacACAGGTGTAAAGGAAACTGGTGCAGCAGTAACAGCTCAACTAAACTCATTCAGCAAGAACCAGAACTGAAACATAAACACAGCAACACACAAAGCATTGCTTTATCTCAATTTTCCAGCATCATCCTCAAGTCTAAAGGATGCACAATGGCTGAAAACAATGTTTGGTGATAGTGTGAGCTGCGTTGATTGCTGCAACACTACATTAGATGTAACTGTGCagataaaacaatgattttgtATCATACTCTGGCAACATATGATGTGTAAAGTCCAGCTGGACAGATAACTTGTTATAAGTCATGTTACCTCATGCAGATGTCTATATCATCCCACTCATATTTCTCTGACTCTGTGGGGCTAAACTTTGATGGAGGAGCCCTGAGAGTGAAACATAAGCAGCAATAAGGGTACATTATATAAGATGCCAAGTAAGATACATGCATCTGTAGATAAATCATTTTATATTATCACTGCTTTACTCACCATTTGCTTTTCAAAGGTGAAAATGACCTAACCTCTTACTATGATGAGGACTtggaaaaatcaacaaaaatgtatataataAGTTGCTACATTGTATTAACACGTCGCCTTATACAAAGTCATTGTCATGATCACCAACCTCCCCTTCCACACTTAAAATGGGTTATACGTTAAATCCCTGCAATTGGGAATTGAAACATCAAACGTTGCAGGAACCCCCGGGCTAGCCGGAGAGTGAACTAAGAGGGCAGGAATAAAAGGGACACGCCATATCAGTACCATGCAATGAATGAAATTGTGAAATGCGTAACGTAACTTACTTGTCTACCGATTTCGTTCCTTTCGAAGCGTGCTGTCGACGCTGATGCGAAGCTCACTTCCGGGTTTCTCGGGCCCTACAGGGGAGGGGCTTACTATTAAAACTGTGACCTGCTCTTATattatttttgaattttttttcttgaagccAGTTGTAGTCATATTTGGCCAGTTTTCTGCCAGTGGGACAAGGGgagtgtttatttttcaaatctgGACAGAAATCGTGACCTTAGTTGACCTTAGAGGTGTTACATTTCATGTTGTGGGACCTGTCTACAAGGTGGTGAAGCATGCTTCTTCTGGCTGGGAGTTCAGAGGTCAGTGTTGTTTTGGTTTTAACAGCTGATAGCGGGAGAAAATGCCGGAGTCGAAGCCTGGCTTTTTCCACAAACGGTAAGTTGACATGTTTAGCTATCCAGTAGGACGGAAATTTTAGAGATTGAAATACTGGTGAGTTTTGAAGCCctttttcatgtatgtttttgtacaggAAGCCAATGCAGTCCTTATTAGGACCCTCCCCCCTACAGACCGCTTCTCTCCACAGTATGCAAAAGTGTCTCAAGATTGGGCGCGATTTGTACAACGCCACTGGGCAGAGAGGTGGCCAGATTTTAAAACCGTAAAATGTCAAATTGTCTGTATATATGTACTTAAATTCTCTTTAAACGTCTTTTACTTTTCAGGCATTTTAAATTGGCGATAATTGACATCATCAATTCTGCCAAATGCCAACACGGTTCGTTTGATTAATTGATTTATATTGATTGTTTAATTGATTGAAATTCACCTTTAAGCTGTACTGTTTATCTGTTCACGCCTCTAAACTCGTGTTGTTGACCCCATGACAGCTCGTGCAAGGGCGATTTAAACTTTTAAGTGTACTAGATCCtggcctgattaaatctcgctaatagcagcccgcccaacatccaccgGCCACCTATACctagaggggccagttacaaccccgaacagcagagtttgtgttacacgtACTATACTAGATCCGTGCCTGCTAAAAGTGGTCGGACTAGTTTTGCTGCATTTCCCAGGTAAAGCGTCCTGACAAACACTGCGCAGTCAGTCTACAGTAAGCATTCAACTACTCAAGATTCCGAAACACCTTCCGGAGCAGTTAATACGGTTTGTAACTTTTCTAAGAAAGTCGGAATTTTTTCGTCCATACTTGATCAGGGTGGGAACTAGTTTGGCCTACTTGCAGGTAAGGTGGTACTGGCAGTTAGGTTTGGGACGCCTACTTGGTTTGAGTGGAAATCACGTGATCGTCAAGGTCATACTAGTACTGAGTACTGCCTATGGGGATTCAAGTAGTAAAGGACCCCACAGTTAGTCCATGCCTCATAATATATAGCTTGGCGCACAAGGGAGGTACAAACATTAAATAGGTGTGAATACAATCTGCATAATATATCAGAGTGAACTTAAATGTGCTCGATCTCTTTTCGTtcgcggaggtcatggaactgtaGCCGACACACACGCAGTGacccggtaacagtatcaaggcgcacaTTCACGCTGCTCGAAGAAACCGTGATTGTAATCGAACAGTGTCAAAACTGAACCATTCAGCACCGTTGACATATTGCTGTTGTGCACTAGTGGTTTGCACATGATAATGACTACGGCCTTTTCAGGGACGGTAACGCACTACTTTATAATACCTGAACTACTATTGGTGACGGGGTCAATTTAGGATAAATATTCCGTATACGTAAGACACAAAGTGTCGGCCTTACAAAAAAACTCTTCCATATCGTAGTTTGCGTTATTAAAATGTACATGGAACCTTGAGTTCAGGAAATAATTTTTCATGCGACTGAATATGCAAGACCTGTATTGGTTTCGTTCCCGTCCATGggcccgccattttgtttcccaatAAAGTGGATGAGGTGTACACGTCGCcatttttacaggtttgtgatagcagaATCTGTATTGGATTAGGTCCCGTCTTGGAGTGCCTCCATTTTGTTTCCAAAGTagtgatgcatgatgggaagagGTATTTTAATAGCAATACATTGTTGCTCATGTCCTTTCGATTCATGAACGTGGAGCTCACCAGTAAAACTGGTCAATCCCAAGGCAGTAGAAGTCTTTGGAAATTGCGATATATTCAAGTTACATATTTGTGAGAATGTGATTTACAATATTAGTACTGTGGATGACATGTATCGGTAAATGACGTTTTCGTTCATGCATGGCATTTTCATGTATTCTCCAGAAGGCGAAGAGTCCCCGAAGCGTCAGATCACCATCACACCACTCCTGTCGTTACCTCATAACTGTCAATCACAGTAACGTCATGGCCTACGTCATCCACCCCAGGGAGTCCCGCCCATTCAGCTTCCTGCACCCCGCCATGGGCGAGGCGAAGACACACCCCACGCGGTCACCACCTTCCTGCAACTTGACACGGAACAGATCATACTCAGGTATCCTTACGCTTCTTTCTCTTACCGTTAAATTTCAAATGTTGTTGCTGGCATCGGTAACACGACAATTAATGGTTCTGGATTTTGAATGACCTTGAATGTGGCAAGATTCCCTGGATAGTAGTAGGCTATCGATTCAATGAATCTGGTTGCATGGATTCCACCAATAgcggtacagatttgtaattttCCTTGTTCTTTCAGGTACTGCAAAGAACACAAAGACGTCCAACCGGAAGCTCTATGGAAACTACTGACGCACAGGCCTAAACATTTCCGCTGGGCCGGAGCGGACCTCTTCCCGGGTGTCACCGCTGCCGGGCAGCGCGAAATGGTGGTCCTGGAGGTCAACTCGGAATCGGCCGGACTGAAGTACATGCCACACGGCGGTACGGGGATGGACAGCGGCTACCACAAGCTCATGGGTGAGACGTTTCGCGACACGATTTCCAGCAAGTGTGACCCTTCTCTCAGCAACAAGCCCCTGGCGGTAGTGCTGGACAAGAACCAACTCGAGAATAGAGCCTACGCCACGGCGCTAGCCGACATCACAAAGGAGCCTGTGTACCTCGTGGAGAGTTTCCTGGATCAGCCCAAAGAACACAACATCCGCTGGACGGGCGGCATCATGGAGGTCAGAGACGAGGAGGACCAATGGCacacccatgtccagtatcagggtgaaatgcccgaagttgtcctaagttaagttagatgtcagaagttgtccaaagttgtccaaagttgtccgtagttgtccgaagttatgacgtcacgctaaccatgacgtcatcctaactttggacagtcagccgggggtGTGCgtagttgtccgaagttgtccgaagttatgacgtcaccataaccatgacgtcatcttaactttggacagtcagccggggggtgtacggagttgtccgaagttgtccgaagttatgacgtcattataaTTATTGTGTGCATTGTTCAAACGAACGTtaagaggagaaataaaagacaaaaagacttgaaataaatgaatttttttacaatgcatgaacattgattttgtgctgattaatgtgcatctatattttattcatatatatgcgtgagtggtgtgtatcttatttacacatatataagtttttactatatattaattaacttaggacaacttcgcacacttgttgacctaccctgcccactgtccaaagttagatgacgtcacgtaactttgcacaacttagaacaacttcgcacacttgttgacctactatgcccactgtccaaagttagatgacgtcacgtaactttgcacaacttaggacaacttcgcacacttgttgacctaccctgcccactgtccaaagttagatgacgtcacgtaactttgcacaacttaggacaacttcgcacacttgttgacctaccctgcccactgtccaaagttagatgacgtcacgtaactttgcacaacttaggacaacttcgcacacttgttgacctaccctgcccactgtccaaagttagatgacgtcacgtaactttgcacaacttaggacaacttcgcacacttgttgacctaccctgcctgCTGTCCAAaattagatgacgtcacgtaactttgcacaacttaggacaacttcgcacacttgttgacctaccatgcccactgtccaaagttagatgacgccacgtaactttgcacaacttaggacaacttcgcacacttgttgacctaccctgcccactgtccgaagttagatgacgtcacgtaactttgcacaacttaggacaacttagttagattacgtcatccaataaatgttttgacgtcatctgtgactcccgatatagcctcaaagccagtgggaaacggttgtaacttagtacaacttcgtacaacttcgtacaccctaacttcgtgcacttcaccctgatactggacatagctcagTATCTAACTGATGACGTCAGTTACGGGGATGGACGAGTCCTGGAGGTCAACTCGGAATCGGCCGGACTGAAGTACATGCCACACGGCGGTACGGGGATGGACAGCGGCTACCACAAGCTCATGGGTGAGACGTTTCGCGACACGATTTCCAGCAAGTGTGACCCTTCTCTCAGCAACAAGCCCCTGGCGGTAGTGCTGGACAAGAACCAACTCGAGAATAGAGCCTACGCCACGGCGCTAGCCGACATCACAAAGGAGCCTGTGTACCTCGTGGAGAGTTTCCTGGATCAGCCCAAAGAACACAACATCCGCTGGACGGGCGGCATCATGGAGGTCAGAGACGAGGAGGACCAATGGCACGCCGTCAGAGCTGCCTTCCGTTACGTCACTCAGAAACCGTGGACGCCCATCCCTCTCACCACCAAGACCGTCGTCTTTAACCCGATCTCCTGCGATCTGGCCGGAGGAATGAACAAACTTCTGGCCGCTGTGGCGTATGAAGACTTCAACAAGCAGCAGGGAGGCACGCGGCTTCGCATCCGGACCCCCCGTACGTTCCTGCGCGTGACCAAGGCCCAGATACCGACTGCCGTCCAGGCATTAGGCGGGAAAGCCGTCATCAAGGTCCCTTATAGCAACTGTGGACAAGGGGTGTAcaccgtgacgtcacagaaggaACTGGACAAGCTGATGGCGCTAGACCTTAGGTACGAGAAGTTCATCGTCCAGGCCCTCGTCGGTCACAAGAACTGGTCCAGCTCCCAGTGGCACCACGCCTGCACCCTCCCGGACGAGGAGGGCAGGGAGTACGTCTTCGATACGCGCCTGATGGCCCATGCGACCCCTGACGGTTTCCGGCCGCTCTGCATCTTCAGTAGACGCGCCCACCTGCCCCTGCCAGACACCTTGGACGGGACCAAAGATTCCTGGGAGTACCTCGGCACGAATCTGTCCGTGAAGGACGCCGTCGGCAACTGGAGTAATGAATCGGAAAGGCTTTTATCAGTGGACAACAAACAATTCGAGACGCTGAAGCTTAACGTGGACAATTTGGTGGACGGCTTCGTTCAAACCGTCATGGCGACCACCGCCATCGACAAGATGTGCTGCCGCCTCGTACGGCCGGACAACTCGTTCGACTTCGAAGAATTTGCGGTACTGACGGACGACAGGAAGATCCTAGAAGAGATCTACGATTTGTCGGACACATCTGATGAAACGACTGTCGTCAATCAGTAGCACCGGGGGAAAGCACGGAGAGCATATTTCCATGATTATTACGTTATGATAGGATCACACTTACAATCCGAGGCACGACCGGGATGTTTTCGggaacaataaaaaaagaaaaggaatatCAAGAGATATACACAAGTTATGATATTACCACATTTACAAACCATGGCTCGGCAGGATGTTTACGGAAACAATAGATAAAAAGAATGCATATATCAagagatatactagtacacaaatTATGATTGGATCACATATACGAACCGGCCCTGGCCGGGCTGTTGCGAGAACAATAAATTTTCAAAAGTGCATATCAagagatatagatatataaaaatTATGACAAGGACCAATTTCCTTTAAGtttagtgtgttttgttgtcttttgtatgatatactttACTTCAACAAACTGTCCGGTCGGGTcccggtaatctccaagcagattcctccgatgacataaaacagtaacataagctggaaAAGGAGTTTGAGCCGGTGTCACAGCGGTCTCAccccccccccagcgatctcgcccccccccccggggggggccgCCGTCTGCCGAGCTATCCCGTCATGCATTGTTCAGCTACTTGGCTATGTAGGATGCTAGAAAGCAAGACTTATTGTCAAAAAGCAGCATAGTTAAGATAATTACTAAACATTTGCCgacaaaaaaacgttagtaaCTATTTCTTAAACTTATAAACTGGTATTTTATATCAAGTATCTGTTTAGAGCTGTTATTTGATCAGATAGCAAAAGTCCCACAAAAGGTAAAATGCGACGTATTACAAATAGACCACATTTAGATCCACCACTTTTAGATCCACCACTTTCAaatcgaccactttttggaAGTCACCACACTATAAAATCGAGGGTTAATTGAATTTGAATATGGGGAAGTTTTTTTCATTAACTTGCGATTTTAAACTGCATATTGTTTTCAAAAGACATATCCactttcaaaacatatgtgtatttaatttgactgcttttaaaaaacatatcgcattttcaaaacatatttgaatttaatttgactgcttttaaaaatatatatcccatttcaaaatatatatatacggtttttgtgacagtgtttctgcttcgtaCCTTGGCGTGATAGAAACCGGATGAAACCGCCTTGCATGGTAGGCTCGAAGCAGGCTTCTTCGGCACTGGCCAATTTTCTTTGCCTTGTAATGCCACGTCCTAGCGTTTTTCTCTCCCTGTATCTATCAGTATTTCTTTGCGTTGACTTTTGAAAAGCTGAAAAATAATGTTTCATATAAAACAGAACgtaacaaggagttttgatatGTAACCACCCAGGAAATAAGGgggtctgtctctctctctctttcttttctgtGTAGGACGTTTTTGTGGCTGTGTGTCTGTCCTGTGTGTTACTGactgtgtgtgtggctgtgcaCGTGAACAAGGGACCGCGCGCGTGTGATCAGTCTGTGGGTACGTGAACACAGCGTGCTCGTCTCATCACTTCAGCATCAGCCCTCCTATAATTTTAGATTCTGCTGGGCCGGGCTACTAGCACTGACCGTCTTACGACAAGCACTGAGCGGCGATAGAACTCTCAACATCCGCCCGGTACTAAGCTCGAGGGTGCTACCTGCCTTtcgtgttttgaaaaaaaggtcGGTACTTAAACATCATGTGTTGCTACTATCCAAacagatgttttgtttgttttttaaggcCTTTTTGTACATCCTTGTATTCAGATCCGCGTGTTCTACATCTTCTCAATCTTCACCTAGAATGTAGGCTACTGGAAAAACGTATAAAGATCCGCTATTCATTTTGATCTATACATCTGTTGGGAGGTGGTTTTTCACTTCGAACCTCCTCGTTTCACCAGCGCTCGAGCCCAAACCAGATTTTCCCCACATTGTTCCTTTGGGAATCCTAAGAGGCGCGGCATGTTTTTTTTCGGGTCACAAGGCGTAATTAGCCGTTTGAATTTTACGTAA includes:
- the LOC118417733 gene encoding uncharacterized protein LOC118417733, with protein sequence MAYVIHPREARPYSFLHPAMGEAKTHPTVTAFLHLDTEQIIHRYRKEHKEVQPEALWKILTYRPKHFRWAGGDLFAGVAATGQREMVVVEVNSVPTGPKYMPHGGTGMDSSYHKLMGETFLDTVSSKCDPSLRNMPLAVLHDKQNTHRQQIEPIAYATALADITKEPVYLVETFVDQPKEHSIRWTDGIMEVRDVEDRWHAVRAALRYVTQKPWTRIPLTTKTVVFNHIASDLSGGRNKLLAAMAYDDFNKQQGGTGLHIRTPRTFLRVTKAQIPTAVQALGGKAVIKVPYSNCGQGVYTVTSQKELDKLMALDLNYEKFIVQALVGHKNWSSSQWHHACTLPDEEGREYVFDTRLMVHSTPDGFRPLCIFSRRAHLPLPDTLDGTEDSWEYLGTNLSIKDTIGAWQSDTERLLSVDNEPFEALGLSVENLVDGFVQTVMATTAIDKMCCRLVRPDNSFDFEEFAVLADDRKILEEIYDLSDTSDETSVVN